From Campylobacter pinnipediorum subsp. caledonicus:
GGGATTGGAGCAAGACACTTCTTAGTATGCAAGAGCGAGGCGGAATGAGTGAAAAAGTACTAGGGCATTTAGATGGTGGTGACAAAAATAGATTTAGCGATCCAGATGGCTTTATAAGAGGGCGACTTATAGAAAAACTTGATGAAAGATATGCAAGATATAGCGCTTTTTCAAATTTAGTAAAAGATAGCAATAAATGCGGTATAGTTTTGGTTTTAAATGCTTCAAAGCTAGCTATAGCCGAAACACAACGAGCTATACAGAGTTTAGAACAAAAAGAGCTTAAACCTTATGCTGTTGTTTTAAATAAAGTCCTTCCTGATAGTTCAAATGATGATTTTTTAAGCTCAAGAATCTCACAAGAAGCACAATATGTAAAGCAAAGCGATAATGAGTTTGGAAAATATCATTATGCAAAAATACCACTTTTCAAAGAGGATATAACCAACAAAGAAAATCTTAAAATTTTTGGGGAAAAAGTGCTTGAAAGTATTATTTGATTTATTTTTTGTGATAGTATTAAACCCCTTTTTAAAGGGGTTTAAGTTTATTTTTTAAGTTTTTCGGCTTCTATTTTCATAACACCTAAATGAACCATATAGCAGCATAAAATGCATGCAACAACAGCAAACATTAAAAGATAAAAACCATAATCCCAGCCATAATTTTTAGCCATATATCCTATAAGTGCAGTTCCTGAAAAGCTACCAAGTACATAGCTTAAAAGACCACGAAGACCGGTGGCCGAACCAGCTGCAAAAGGAGGAACAAGCTCTATAGTTTGAAGTGAGCTAAGGAACATCGGCACATATATAAAACAACCAATAATAGCAGCACCTAGCGTTACGGTAGTTAAACTTTCTCCGCCGTGATAAATAAACATAGCACCACCCACTATAACAAGAGAAATTATAGAAAGAGGCATTCTTCTACCTTTAAAGAAGCTATCTGTTAAATAACCTGCTGCTATTGTGGAAATAATAGCTGACCATTCAAATATAGCAAATGCTATACTCATATCTTTTTTACTAAATCCTTTTGTTTCTAGTAAGTAAAGTGGTAGCCATGTAAGAACACCAAATCGTATCATATATGTAAATACATCTATAAAGCTAACAAACCATACATTTTTATCTGTTAATATATATTTTTTTAGTATTTCCCAGCTACTTAGTTTTTCACCATCTTCTTTTGCTGTTACTAATTCATCTTTATCGTTGTTTAAAATTTTATTTAGCTGAGGAAGACCTTCATTATATGTTTTTCCAGCTCCAAAAATAGCAAAAATAGCAGCTATGAAAATAACCACTGCAACAGGAATTATAAAATTTGCTGTTTGCCAGTGATCCGTGCCTAGCCAAGCAATTGCTCCACCAGTTATTGGTGCCACAAGTCCCCCACCTACATTGTGCGATGTATTAAATATAGAAGTGATAAGACCACGAGACTTTCTAGGATACCAACTGGCAAGAACTACATAAGCAGGACCAGCACCCATTCCTTGAAATAGTCCATTTAGACAAACCAATATAAAAAATAGCCAAAATGCTGTGCTAAATCCCATCATTAGGTTTACCATTGCTGAAAGAACCAAACCAAATATCATAAACCACTTTGGGTTCGCCTTATCTGCTAGCACACTCATAAAACCTTTGCTAAAGCCGTAAATTACAAGTGAAGTTCTAGATATTAATCCTATATCTGTTTTATCAAAGCCAAGCTCACTTTGTAGATATGGAGTTGAGAGAATGAAGTTATTTCTTATGATATAAAATGCGGCATAGCCGATAAAAATACCAAAAATAGCATTCCACCTTTTGCGGTTGTAGGTTGCTAAGACTTCCTGCTCAGGCACTATTTTTCCTTGCTTGGAACGTAAAAATCCAAACATATATTTCTCCTTATAAAATAAAATGTAAATTTATTTATTATAATCAATAAATAATAATATTTTTATAAAAACAAATATCATTTTGTTATTTTATTTTTTATAAAAATAAAAAATAAAACTAAGATATAAAATTATTTAATATGCCTAAGGCAAACAATAAGTTTTGTTGGATTTGTGTCTTGTAAAATGGTGTTAAAAATTGTAAATAAAATTTTTGAATTATTATTGTGTTTTAATAGACTTATTATTTAGCCTGTTAAAATTGCTTAAAAAATCAAAACAACATAAAAACTAAAATTAAAGAAAACTATGATTTGTAGCGGTTTATTAAATAAAAATAAGTAAAATGGTGGAAGCGAGGGGAATCAAACTTTATACCAACTTACCAAGAAATAAGTGATTGCTTTACTATCTAATTTTTAAAAGTCCGTTAAAAAATCCGTTAAAAAAAGAATTTTAAAAAATTGTAAAAAAAATAGGAAATTAACAAATATTATCTTTATAAAAACTACACAATAAGGATAAAATATGGCTATAGACCCTGTGTTATTTTTGAGATTTGCAAAAGATATAGAGCCTGAGATATTCCAAGATAAAACTCCACAAATACATTTTAAAATATTAAAATTCATTGATGGTGATTCTATGTATAAAGCCGTGGCGGTTTTCCGTGGTGCTGGAAAAACTACATTATTAAACAAAGTGTGTATATTAAGCAGAATATACTTTTACAAAGAGCCTTTTATAATGATTGTTTCTAGTAATGAGGAAAAGGCTATCAACTTCCTTGAAGCAGTAAAAGGCACGATAGATAGAGCCTCACAAAGAGGATATGCTATAACAAGAGGCAAGGTTTGGAATAAAAACAGAATATCTGTTGTAGTAAATGCAGGGCTTAAAGATAAAAATGGCAATAGCATAGAAGCAACTTGTCATATAATAACTATTTCAGCAGGACAAGATCCGCGTGGTGCAAATATAGATAATATGAGACCAACTCTTATAATAGTTGATGATTTAGAAAGTAAAGTCGGACAATATACAATACAGAGTAAATCGAATAGGCAAAAGCTTAGAAGCTGGTTTTATGCGGACTTGTTACCAGCAATGCACCCTAAGATAGGCAAGGTTATCATTATAGGAACAATACTTCACGATGATAGTATTTTAAATAATATAATCAACCCAAAAAATGATGAATTGGATACAGGTATAAAATGGCAAACACTGAAAATACCTATTATTGAGAATGGTAAAAGTGCATGGAACTCAAGGTTTCCTATAGAAACTATTCAGAAAATCAAAGGCACACTTGAAAAACAAGGGATGTCAAATGAATTTTACCAAGAGTATATGTGTGCGGCGATAGACCCCGAAAAGGCTATATTTAAAAAAGAGTTTTTTAAATACTTTAAAAAAGTTGAATATGATTAT
This genomic window contains:
- a CDS encoding MFS transporter: MFGFLRSKQGKIVPEQEVLATYNRKRWNAIFGIFIGYAAFYIIRNNFILSTPYLQSELGFDKTDIGLISRTSLVIYGFSKGFMSVLADKANPKWFMIFGLVLSAMVNLMMGFSTAFWLFFILVCLNGLFQGMGAGPAYVVLASWYPRKSRGLITSIFNTSHNVGGGLVAPITGGAIAWLGTDHWQTANFIIPVAVVIFIAAIFAIFGAGKTYNEGLPQLNKILNNDKDELVTAKEDGEKLSSWEILKKYILTDKNVWFVSFIDVFTYMIRFGVLTWLPLYLLETKGFSKKDMSIAFAIFEWSAIISTIAAGYLTDSFFKGRRMPLSIISLVIVGGAMFIYHGGESLTTVTLGAAIIGCFIYVPMFLSSLQTIELVPPFAAGSATGLRGLLSYVLGSFSGTALIGYMAKNYGWDYGFYLLMFAVVACILCCYMVHLGVMKIEAEKLKK
- a CDS encoding ArsA family ATPase; translated protein: MKNKQLPKVIFVGGKGGVGKSTTSSSLAVALSSVKNTKKVLLVSTDPAHNLSDIFDVEFKNSITKVDENLSVVEIDSALEAREYVQKVAKDTRGFVGASSYAQIDNYFAKIADSSSTLEAALFERLSTILTKEISSYDHIIIDTAPIGHTLRLFFMPKELRDWSKTLLSMQERGGMSEKVLGHLDGGDKNRFSDPDGFIRGRLIEKLDERYARYSAFSNLVKDSNKCGIVLVLNASKLAIAETQRAIQSLEQKELKPYAVVLNKVLPDSSNDDFLSSRISQEAQYVKQSDNEFGKYHYAKIPLFKEDITNKENLKIFGEKVLESII